A window from Bubalus kerabau isolate K-KA32 ecotype Philippines breed swamp buffalo chromosome 5, PCC_UOA_SB_1v2, whole genome shotgun sequence encodes these proteins:
- the LOC129654265 gene encoding serine/arginine repetitive matrix protein 1-like, whose product MPVLNSTTNTGLTDCGRHSPPTPGAAATWRPEPAPCRWSLGRRPGPRPAENRVSPTAAPRPPARRRSRCPGEGVLFWIQRTRTAATAAARARAAPAARSPPSSHPWLTGIFPRRGGKRPRRRRRGWCRWTNTMTHLYALPAKP is encoded by the exons ATGCCGGTGCTGAATTCAACAACCAACAC GGGCCTGACTGACTGCGGGCGGCACTCGCCCCCGACTCCGGGAGCGGCGGCTACTTGGCGGCCCGAGCCCGCTCCATGTCGGTGGTCGCTGGGCCGCCGGCCTGGGCCGCGCCCGGCAGAGAACCGGGTCTCCCCCACAGCCGCACCGCGGCCGCCCGCCCGCCGACGCTCCCGATGCCCTGGCGAGGGGGTGCTTTTCTGGATTCAAAGGACACGGACGGCGGCAACTGCGGCGGCGAGGGCGCGGGCGGCTCCGGCAGCTAGATCTCCCCCTTCTTCACACCCCTGGCTTACGGGCATCTTTCCCCGGCGAGGAGGGAAGCGGCCGAGGCGCAGGAGGAGGGGTTGGTGCCGCTG GACGAATACAATGACACACTTGTACGCGCTACCTGCAAAGCCCTGA